The genomic region AGGACCGCGAGGTAGCTCAGGTGCCGCACGAGCTGCCGCTCAGGCGCTGCGCAGCCGCCGGGCGAGCGCGGCGGCGCCGGCGGCGGGGTCCTCGGCGGCGGTCAGCGCCCGCACCACCACCACCCGCCGGGCCCCCGTGGCGAGGATGTCGTCGAGGGTGTCCGGACCGACCCCGCCGGTGACGAACCAGGGCTTCGCGCCCGGTTCGAACGGCGGGGCGTGGCGGGCGGCGAGCCGGGGCAGCCCCAGCCCGACCGGCGGACGTCCCTGCTTGGTCGGCGTCGCGTGCACCGGGCCGACGCACACGTAGTCGACGTCCGGGTCGGCCAGGGCCGCGAGGAACTGCTCGGGACTGTGCGTCGACTGGCCGATCAGGACATCCGGGCCGACCAGCCGGCGGGCGAAGGCGGGCGGCACGTCGTCCTGGCCGACGTGCAGGATGTCGACGCCGGTGAACGCGGCGAGGTCGGCGCGGTCGTTGGCGCTGACGAGGGTGTCCCCGCCGGCGCCCGCGGCCTGGATCTCGCGCAGGCCACGCACCTCGTCGGCCCACTCGAGGTTCTTCTCGCGAAGCTGCACCAGATCGACGCCGCCCCGACCGGCGGGGCCGATCACGGCGTCGAGGAACGGGCCGAACTCGGCCCGCCGCGGCGTGCAGAGATACAGCCGGGCGTCGGCGAGCCGCCGCAGCCGGTCCACCCGCACCGACCCGTCCGCAGCCGACCCGTCCGCAGCCGATCCGTCCTTCGTTGTGGTCAACTCATCCTCCGGCGACGGCACGCACGATCTCCAGGGTGTCACCATCCGCGAGCCGGATGCCGGTCAACTCCGACGGGATGAGCGCCACCCCGTTGCGTTCGACGACCACCGAACCGGGCCGCAGGCCGAGCTCGGCGAGCAGGTCGGGCAGCGGCTGGCCGGCCATGACCACGCGGACGGCGCCGTTGACGACAACCTGTGCCCGGGCAGGCCCCGTCGGCGGGGTGGGCGCCGGCGCCGAGGCGGGTGGCGGGCGATCGACCATGACCTGACCCTACGGGAGCCGGCAGCCCACGACAGCCTGGAACGGGGCCCCGCGGCCCCCGGTCAGAAGGCGAGGGCCTGGGCTCGCCGCTTGACCTCCTTGCCACGGTTCTCGACGAGCGCCTGCATCGGGGTGCCGGGCAGGCTCGGGTCCTCCCGAAAAAGCCAGTCGAGGGCCTCGTCGTCGGTGAACCCCGCGTCGGCAAGGAGTGTGAGCAGGCCGGGCAGGCCCTTGACCACCACTCCGTCGCTGATGAACTCGGCCGGTACCCGAAGGACACCGCCCTCCCGCCGGGCCAGCATCGTTCGGTCGCGCACCATCTGCCGGACTCGAGTCACGGGAACCTGCAGCTGCGTCGCGGCGTCAGGCAGGGTCAGCCAATCCATGGTCAACAGTAAACACCTAAGTCCGCAACGACGTCGTGGGGTGCTGGCGGGGTCCGCACCACCCCTGACCTCGCCTGTCCCGGCGCGGCTCAGGGCCGGCGCACGAGCCCGACGGCCATGGTCACAGCGGCACGACCTGCGCGCCGCCCGCGGCCACCGACCGCGCCGCCGCCTCGAGTACCGCCACCACCTGGCGGGCCGCCTCGACGCCGTAGCCCACGAGGGGCCAGCCGGAAACCAGGCTGTCGGCGAGGTCGCGGTAGAACGCTCCCGTGCCGTCCCGTCCCGGCCCGGACGTCGGCAGCGGGTAGCGGGTGCGGACGCCGTCGTGGGTGGCCAGCAGCAACGAGGCCGGCCCGGAAGCATCGCCCGCCGGGGCGGCCCGGCGCCCGGCGTGCCGGCCGGTGACCGCGGGCCCGTCGTCGAGCGGCTCGAGGTTCGCGGCGGCGAGGGCGTCGTCCAGGATCAGCGTGCCCTCGCTGCCGAGCACCTCG from Frankia alni ACN14a harbors:
- the thiS gene encoding sulfur carrier protein ThiS, coding for MVDRPPPASAPAPTPPTGPARAQVVVNGAVRVVMAGQPLPDLLAELGLRPGSVVVERNGVALIPSELTGIRLADGDTLEIVRAVAGG
- a CDS encoding thiamine phosphate synthase — encoded protein: MTTTKDGSAADGSAADGSVRVDRLRRLADARLYLCTPRRAEFGPFLDAVIGPAGRGGVDLVQLREKNLEWADEVRGLREIQAAGAGGDTLVSANDRADLAAFTGVDILHVGQDDVPPAFARRLVGPDVLIGQSTHSPEQFLAALADPDVDYVCVGPVHATPTKQGRPPVGLGLPRLAARHAPPFEPGAKPWFVTGGVGPDTLDDILATGARRVVVVRALTAAEDPAAGAAALARRLRSA
- a CDS encoding Rv2175c family DNA-binding protein translates to MDWLTLPDAATQLQVPVTRVRQMVRDRTMLARREGGVLRVPAEFISDGVVVKGLPGLLTLLADAGFTDDEALDWLFREDPSLPGTPMQALVENRGKEVKRRAQALAF